The Benincasa hispida cultivar B227 chromosome 11, ASM972705v1, whole genome shotgun sequence genome has a segment encoding these proteins:
- the LOC120090649 gene encoding uncharacterized protein LOC120090649, with protein sequence MARQFKIPPQDRFLGQTTSLSFHIRTINKVVKEKLTPTQLALFRKTVFRRFMDIYIIFNSPLAHYILLREVEDNRNDAMKFNLNDTIVTFTKEDFLLVTRLWRSFNPVDVRRVEVTRSLRNRYLKNDFAGDIHICTLETVYKEMEFENDMDAVKMTLVYYTELGMMEKEKTKTMLTRPY encoded by the coding sequence ATGGCTAGACAATTCAAGATTCCTCCCCAGGATCGTTTCCTAGGCCAAACGACCAGTCTATCTTTTCACATTAGGACGATTAACAAGGTAGTGAAAGAGAAGCTTACTCCCACTCAACTTGCCCTCTTCAGAAAGACGGTATTTAGGCGATTCATGGACATCTACATTATCTTCAACAGTCCTTTGGCCCATTACATTCTATTGAGGGAGGTTGAAGACAATAGAAATGATGcaatgaaattcaatttgaatgatACGATTGTAACATTCACCAAAGAAGACTTCCTACTGGTGACGAGATTGTGGCGGTCATTTAATCCAGTAGATGTGAGGAGGGTTGAAGTAACTAGATCACTACGTAATAGGTACTTAAAGAATGATTTTGCAGGGGACATTCATATTTGTACCTTAGAGACAGTGTACAAGGAGATGGAGTTTGAGAATGACATGGATGCTGTGAAGATGACATTGGTCTATTACACTGAATTGGGTATGATGGAAAAGGAGAAGACGAAGACAATGCTGACAAGACCTTATTAA